The Coraliomargarita parva sequence GCGCCCCCGGATTCGGATCTGCCTGGGAATCCGCCTTACAGGATGCGGAAATGGAAATCAAGAAGGAGGAATCCGGCCTGCTCGGTTGGATCCGCAAGCCCTTCCAATTGAGAAAGGCGGAACCCGTCCACCTGACGGATTCGGACACGAAAGACTAAACTCACGCGCCATGTGCCGCGCCGTCCTCATACTCTGGTTCTGTCTCATTGCCGGACGTATGCACTCGGCCAACATGGTCGTATTCGGGGACAGCCTTTCGGACGGCGGTTTCTACAGCTTTCGCTTCACGGATCCCGGCGGCGACCTCTGGCATGAATACCTCGCGGACCGTTTGGGCTATGCGCGTGCCACCACCAGCTTCTGAAGTGGACCCGAACCTTGGACAGGTTGCAGTGATTGTTTAGATGTAGTCCAGTGGAGCTTCGGATGGAAGTCCAGACTGGAAGGTTGTTGGATGTTGTTATTGGTGGTGGGCAGCTGCCTTCGCG is a genomic window containing:
- a CDS encoding SGNH/GDSL hydrolase family protein; this translates as MCRAVLILWFCLIAGRMHSANMVVFGDSLSDGGFYSFRFTDPGGDLWHEYLADRLGYARATTSF